In one window of Saprospiraceae bacterium DNA:
- the gldN gene encoding gliding motility protein GldN, producing the protein MYKFRISFYLTLLFCCINSISLLAQTAEEEKTEASEEEEDSGYLDDIVSRSLIKEQRILDYQPIREADVVWERRIWRVLDVREKMNLPFIYPVRPFFQILVQGAENGDIRIFKEDNFRKFVTGEELDKLLHRVDTVVVTDPETYAEEIQVRKSDIDFNDIKTYRVKEMWYFNKQTSRLECRVLGIAPIKDEYDDAGNLKYTLPMFWVYYPEARKLLAREKAFNDQNDAAPNTWADVFDYRFFSSFIIKESNVQDNRLSDVFKGENDGVKLLLESEKIKNDILNKEHDLWTY; encoded by the coding sequence ATGTATAAGTTCAGAATTTCATTTTATCTAACCTTGCTTTTTTGCTGCATCAACAGCATCAGTTTGTTGGCGCAAACGGCTGAAGAAGAAAAAACAGAAGCCAGCGAAGAAGAGGAAGATTCCGGTTATCTCGATGATATCGTTAGCCGAAGCCTCATTAAGGAACAACGCATCCTCGATTATCAACCCATCCGCGAAGCTGATGTGGTTTGGGAAAGAAGGATTTGGCGTGTCCTGGACGTTCGCGAAAAAATGAATTTACCTTTTATCTATCCTGTCAGACCCTTTTTTCAGATTCTGGTGCAAGGTGCTGAGAATGGAGATATTCGTATTTTTAAGGAAGATAACTTCAGAAAATTCGTGACCGGTGAGGAGTTGGATAAATTGTTGCACAGAGTCGATACTGTGGTAGTTACAGATCCTGAAACTTATGCAGAGGAAATCCAGGTTCGTAAATCAGACATCGATTTCAATGATATCAAAACGTATCGCGTTAAAGAGATGTGGTACTTCAATAAGCAGACTTCCAGGTTGGAATGCCGCGTGTTGGGGATTGCTCCAATCAAAGACGAATACGATGATGCAGGCAATCTGAAATACACTTTACCTATGTTTTGGGTGTATTATCCGGAAGCAAGAAAATTGCTGGCAAGGGAAAAGGCATTTAATGATCAGAATGATGCAGCTCCCAATACCTGGGCAGATGTATTTGATTATCGTTTCTTTTCCAGCTTCATTATCAAAGAATCGAATGTTCAGGATAATCGTTTGAGCGATGTATTTAAAGGTGAAAATGACGGCGTAAAACTGTTGTTGGAATCTGAAAAAATTAAAAATGATATACTCAATAAGGAACACGATTTGTGGACGTATTAA
- a CDS encoding gliding motility protein GldL — protein MAIYKQNWFKYAKNLLIGVGASVVMLGALYKIMSWEGGDAMITAGLVTEAILFLVLGVIPPDKDYYWDKLYPGLGDANARINPLIEGPVKGGRPANGEVVEAQLSGMLSELQGMSKSLGSLKALQEVDFSKTSDQMKAMTNFYTRMTEAMSELNASLEDTKNVHNQVSALNKNLTNLNSVYGNILSAYKTVGN, from the coding sequence ATGGCTATTTACAAGCAAAACTGGTTTAAATACGCGAAGAACCTCTTGATTGGAGTTGGAGCCTCAGTCGTAATGCTCGGGGCCCTTTACAAAATCATGTCATGGGAAGGTGGTGATGCAATGATCACTGCCGGTCTGGTAACAGAAGCAATCCTTTTCTTGGTATTGGGCGTGATCCCACCAGATAAGGATTACTATTGGGATAAACTCTATCCGGGATTGGGTGATGCTAATGCAAGAATCAATCCACTGATCGAAGGTCCCGTTAAAGGAGGACGTCCGGCTAATGGCGAAGTGGTAGAAGCACAACTTTCAGGCATGTTGTCTGAGTTGCAGGGGATGTCAAAAAGTTTAGGTTCATTAAAAGCTTTACAGGAAGTTGATTTTAGTAAAACCAGCGACCAAATGAAAGCCATGACCAACTTTTATACCCGTATGACTGAAGCGATGTCTGAATTGAATGCATCTTTGGAAGACACCAAAAATGTTCACAATCAGGTTTCAGCCTTGAACAAGAATTTGACCAATTTGAATTCAGTTTACGGTAATATTTTGTCTGCTTACAAAACTGTGGGCAACTAA
- a CDS encoding SUMF1/EgtB/PvdO family nonheme iron enzyme, translating to MRNSIFFLFALLVMLLSSCGKNQQDGQLVGASPRPKWDGINPYGMVYVPSGSLTIGQSDQDFFHNLVQPQKSISISGFYMDDTEITNNEYRQFVFYVRDEMAHKALGHLIESEDGTTEEVDWEQEIDWEDETLDEMYFQGADAFKGVKELDTRKFIYEWEWKDWQMAAHTRDIRRSNIIHKEKTNIYPDTLCWVRDFAYSYNEPMTRNYFSHPAFDDYPVVGVNWKQARAFCYWRTSIWNKFKGEEEPNTEEFRMPTEHEWEWAARGGQEQAPYPWGAYYPRNAKGCLLANFKPGRGNYPEDGGYYTVRADAYFPNQYGLYNMAGNVSEWTESAYSDNAHVIIHDQNPDVKYDAKDEDAEAYKRKVIRGGSWKDVAYYLHTSTRNWEFQDTTKSYIGFRCVLSFLGRSENDFR from the coding sequence ATGAGAAATTCAATTTTCTTTCTCTTCGCCTTGCTCGTTATGTTATTGTCCTCGTGTGGCAAAAATCAACAGGACGGGCAGCTTGTAGGCGCTTCTCCAAGACCCAAGTGGGATGGTATTAATCCATATGGCATGGTTTACGTGCCCAGTGGAAGTCTGACCATTGGGCAAAGTGACCAGGATTTCTTCCATAACCTGGTTCAACCGCAGAAATCTATTTCAATTTCAGGGTTTTACATGGACGATACAGAAATTACAAACAACGAGTATCGCCAATTCGTATTTTACGTAAGGGATGAGATGGCTCACAAAGCCCTTGGACACCTTATAGAAAGCGAAGATGGAACAACTGAAGAAGTGGACTGGGAGCAGGAAATTGATTGGGAGGACGAGACTCTTGATGAAATGTATTTTCAGGGAGCTGATGCTTTCAAAGGAGTAAAAGAACTCGATACCCGTAAATTTATTTACGAGTGGGAATGGAAAGATTGGCAGATGGCTGCTCATACGAGAGATATCCGCCGTTCGAATATCATTCACAAGGAAAAGACTAATATTTATCCGGACACCCTTTGCTGGGTAAGGGATTTTGCATATTCCTATAACGAGCCGATGACCCGTAATTATTTCTCTCACCCCGCCTTTGATGACTATCCGGTGGTTGGTGTGAATTGGAAGCAGGCGCGTGCATTTTGTTACTGGAGAACATCGATCTGGAATAAATTCAAAGGAGAGGAAGAGCCCAATACAGAGGAATTCCGTATGCCAACCGAACACGAATGGGAATGGGCCGCGAGAGGAGGACAAGAGCAGGCACCTTATCCATGGGGAGCTTATTATCCAAGAAATGCCAAAGGATGTTTACTTGCCAATTTCAAACCCGGACGTGGAAACTATCCGGAAGACGGGGGGTATTACACCGTTAGGGCTGATGCCTATTTCCCGAATCAATATGGACTCTACAACATGGCTGGAAACGTTTCCGAGTGGACCGAATCTGCCTATTCAGATAATGCTCACGTGATCATTCACGATCAGAATCCCGATGTAAAATACGATGCCAAGGATGAAGATGCAGAAGCATACAAGCGTAAAGTGATTCGCGGAGGTTCCTGGAAGGATGTCGCATATTACTTACATACAAGTACGCGGAACTGGGAGTTTCAGGATACCACGAAGTCTTATATTGGCTTCCGTTGTGTTCTGTCTTTCCTGGGCAGATCTGAAAACGACTTTAGATAG